A stretch of the Ensifer sp. PDNC004 genome encodes the following:
- a CDS encoding ABC transporter permease yields MASVTTSPAAVAPRGWLSPVNQRRWQNFKANRRGYWSLWLFLALFGLSLVGELIANDKPIIASYKGELLFPVVIDYPEEKFGGFLAETDYRSDFIRDEIEANGWMIWPPVRYSYQTVNSNIPHSAPTKPFWLMDKEERCSAYPDKTSDRNCIVGNLNWLGTDDQARDVFARMIYGFRLSVLFGLTLTIASAVIGVTAGAIQGYFGGWTDLLMQRFIEIWSSMPVLYILLIIAAILPPGFFILLGIMLLFSWVGFVGVVRAEFLRARNFEYVNAARALGVGNGTIMYRHLLPNAMVATLTFLPFILSGSITTLTSLDFLGFGMPPGSPSLGEMIAQGKSNLQAPWLGLTAFCVMSLMLSLLIFVGEATRDAFDPRKTFR; encoded by the coding sequence ATGGCAAGCGTCACGACCTCCCCGGCCGCTGTGGCGCCGCGTGGCTGGCTGTCACCGGTCAACCAGCGCCGCTGGCAGAATTTCAAGGCGAACCGGCGCGGCTACTGGTCGCTCTGGCTGTTCCTGGCGCTGTTCGGGCTCAGCCTGGTCGGCGAACTCATCGCCAATGACAAGCCGATCATCGCCTCGTACAAGGGCGAGCTATTGTTCCCCGTCGTCATCGACTATCCGGAGGAAAAGTTCGGCGGCTTCCTGGCCGAGACCGACTATCGCTCCGATTTCATCCGCGACGAGATCGAGGCCAATGGCTGGATGATCTGGCCGCCGGTGCGCTATTCCTACCAGACGGTCAATTCCAACATCCCGCATTCGGCGCCGACCAAGCCCTTCTGGCTGATGGACAAGGAAGAGCGCTGCTCCGCCTACCCGGACAAGACCAGCGACCGGAACTGCATCGTCGGAAACCTCAACTGGCTCGGCACCGACGACCAGGCGCGCGACGTCTTTGCGCGCATGATCTACGGCTTCCGTCTTTCGGTGCTCTTCGGCCTGACGCTCACCATCGCCTCGGCGGTGATCGGTGTCACCGCCGGCGCCATCCAGGGCTATTTCGGTGGCTGGACCGACCTCCTGATGCAGCGTTTCATCGAGATCTGGTCGTCGATGCCGGTGCTCTACATTCTGCTGATCATCGCCGCGATCCTGCCGCCGGGCTTCTTCATCCTGCTCGGAATCATGCTGTTGTTCTCCTGGGTCGGCTTCGTCGGCGTCGTGCGCGCCGAGTTCCTGCGGGCGCGCAACTTCGAATACGTCAACGCGGCACGCGCGCTCGGCGTTGGCAACGGCACGATCATGTATCGCCACCTCCTGCCGAACGCGATGGTAGCGACGCTGACCTTCCTGCCCTTCATTCTCTCCGGCTCGATCACGACGCTGACCTCGCTCGACTTCCTCGGCTTCGGCATGCCGCCCGGATCGCCCTCGCTCGGCGAGATGATCGCCCAGGGCAAGTCCAACCTGCAGGCGCCCTGGCTGGGGCTGACGGCCTTCTGCGTCATGTCGCTGATGCTGTCGCTGCTGATCTTCGTCGGCGAAGCCACGCGCGATGCCTTCGATCCGAGAAAGACGTTCCGGTGA
- a CDS encoding extracellular solute-binding protein, which produces MPYVCRTMKSGLAASLLTAAFLLFPAAGNAQEQPVWRHGTSSIGELKYKPDFARFDYVNPDAPKGGELRLSESGTFDTFNPILSKGEAASGVTSLVFDTLMKSAEDEITTAYGLLAEGVSYPDDISSATFRLRSEAKWADGQPVTPEDVVFSFEKVKEHNPLLSNYYRHVVSAEKTGERDVTFRFDERNNHELPNILGQFPIVPKHWWEGQDAKGNKRDISRTTLEPVMGSGPYKIASFQAGGSIRFELRDDYWGKNLNVNVGQYNFGVISYAFFSDRNVQFEAFRAGNVDFYQDNSASHWATAYDFPAMKDGRVVREEIENPLRAAGIMQAFVPNMRREKFKDQRVREALNYAFDFEDLNRSLAYNAFQRVDSYFWGTELASKALPEGREKAILEELKDKVPPEVFTTPYTNPVNGDPQKVRDNLRKSLALFKEAGYELKGNRLVNVKTGEPFSFELLLSNPSFERTVTPFINSVKKIGIDARIRTVDDSQYTNRVRSFDYDMIYGIWAQTLVPGNEQIDYWGSGSVNQTGSRNYAGIADPAIDELIRRIIFAPNREELVATTRALDRVLLAHHYVVPLFYSKNVRVAYWKQLARPQELPYYGIGFPDAWWSKNASPK; this is translated from the coding sequence ATGCCATACGTCTGCAGGACCATGAAATCAGGCCTCGCTGCATCGCTACTGACAGCGGCGTTTCTTCTCTTTCCTGCTGCAGGCAATGCCCAAGAACAGCCCGTCTGGCGTCACGGAACATCGTCAATCGGTGAGTTGAAATACAAGCCTGATTTTGCGCGCTTCGACTACGTCAATCCTGACGCTCCCAAGGGTGGAGAGCTGCGCCTGTCGGAGAGCGGTACCTTCGACACCTTCAATCCTATACTCTCCAAGGGCGAGGCGGCGAGCGGCGTAACCTCGCTCGTCTTCGATACATTGATGAAATCGGCCGAGGACGAGATCACCACCGCCTATGGGCTGCTGGCCGAGGGCGTTTCATACCCCGACGATATTTCCTCCGCGACGTTTCGCTTACGCTCCGAGGCCAAATGGGCCGATGGCCAGCCGGTGACGCCGGAGGACGTCGTCTTTTCGTTTGAAAAGGTGAAAGAGCACAATCCGCTGCTCTCCAACTACTACCGCCACGTTGTTTCGGCGGAAAAGACGGGCGAGCGCGACGTCACTTTCCGCTTCGACGAAAGGAACAATCACGAATTGCCGAACATTCTCGGTCAATTCCCGATCGTGCCGAAACACTGGTGGGAGGGGCAGGACGCCAAAGGCAACAAGCGCGACATCAGCCGTACGACTCTGGAGCCGGTGATGGGCTCAGGCCCCTACAAGATCGCCTCGTTCCAGGCCGGTGGCTCAATCCGCTTCGAGCTTAGAGACGACTATTGGGGCAAGAACCTCAACGTCAACGTCGGGCAATATAATTTCGGCGTGATCAGCTATGCCTTTTTCAGCGATCGGAACGTGCAGTTCGAGGCCTTCCGCGCCGGCAACGTCGATTTCTACCAGGACAACAGCGCCAGCCACTGGGCGACGGCCTATGATTTCCCGGCGATGAAAGACGGCCGTGTGGTCCGCGAGGAGATCGAGAATCCGTTGCGCGCAGCTGGCATCATGCAGGCCTTCGTGCCGAACATGCGCCGCGAGAAGTTCAAAGACCAGCGGGTGCGCGAAGCCCTGAACTACGCCTTTGATTTCGAGGATCTGAACCGCAGCCTTGCCTACAACGCCTTTCAACGCGTCGACAGCTACTTCTGGGGCACCGAGCTTGCCTCCAAGGCTTTGCCGGAAGGGCGCGAGAAGGCCATTCTGGAGGAACTGAAAGACAAGGTTCCTCCGGAGGTCTTCACAACGCCCTACACGAACCCGGTCAACGGCGACCCGCAGAAGGTGCGCGACAACCTGCGGAAGTCGTTGGCGCTGTTCAAGGAGGCGGGCTACGAACTCAAGGGCAACCGCCTGGTCAATGTAAAGACCGGCGAGCCCTTCAGCTTCGAATTGCTTTTGTCCAATCCGTCCTTCGAGCGTACGGTCACGCCGTTCATCAACAGCGTGAAGAAGATCGGCATCGATGCACGCATACGGACCGTCGACGACTCGCAATACACCAACCGTGTGCGAAGCTTCGACTATGACATGATCTACGGCATCTGGGCGCAGACGCTGGTGCCCGGAAACGAACAGATCGACTACTGGGGATCCGGCTCCGTCAACCAGACGGGATCGAGGAACTATGCCGGCATCGCCGATCCCGCGATCGACGAACTCATCCGCAGGATCATCTTCGCGCCCAACCGCGAGGAACTGGTGGCAACGACACGGGCGCTCGACCGGGTCCTGCTCGCCCACCACTACGTCGTGCCGCTCTTCTATTCGAAGAACGTTCGTGTCGCCTATTGGAAACAGCTCGCCCGCCCGCAGGAGCTTCCCTATTATGGCATCGGGTTTCCTGATGCCTGGTGGTCGAAAAACGCCTCCCCCAAATGA
- the mepA gene encoding penicillin-insensitive murein endopeptidase, with protein MIAPFRRCGSAFLALLLGTSLLIADNAAADDVPAKTLFGAKALPAEMAANSYGFYAKGCLAGGVAIPTDGPTWQAMRLSRNRRWGHPQMIALIEQFSHDAANKVGWPGLLLGDISQPRGGPMLSGHASHQIGLDADIWLTPMPQRTLSYREREDISATSMLQKNKFLTVDRSIWTPKHAQLIMLAASYPQVERVFVNPAIKKKLCDTWTGDRTNLGKVRPIYGHDYHFHIRIKCPAGASTCKDQAEVPAGDGCDKSLAWWFTDEPWAKPTKKPDAKPVKPKVTTLADLPKACALVLNGPAPASEAAATFGTAYRAAAPAAASDSIEQVIGASGDVPPADIPVPMARPTLQ; from the coding sequence ATGATTGCTCCATTTCGACGTTGCGGCTCGGCGTTTCTTGCGCTGCTGCTTGGAACCAGCCTCCTGATCGCCGACAACGCCGCGGCCGACGACGTGCCGGCAAAGACGCTCTTCGGCGCCAAGGCTCTGCCTGCCGAGATGGCGGCAAATTCCTACGGCTTCTATGCCAAGGGATGCCTTGCCGGCGGTGTCGCCATCCCGACTGACGGGCCGACTTGGCAGGCAATGCGGCTGTCGCGCAACCGCCGCTGGGGCCACCCGCAGATGATCGCGCTGATCGAGCAGTTTTCCCATGATGCCGCCAACAAGGTCGGCTGGCCGGGTCTGCTGCTCGGCGATATCTCTCAGCCACGCGGCGGGCCGATGCTGTCGGGCCACGCCTCGCATCAGATCGGGCTCGATGCTGACATCTGGCTCACCCCAATGCCGCAACGTACGCTCAGCTATCGCGAACGCGAGGATATCTCCGCCACCTCGATGCTGCAGAAGAACAAGTTCCTGACGGTCGACCGTTCGATCTGGACGCCGAAGCACGCGCAACTGATCATGCTGGCGGCGAGCTATCCGCAGGTCGAGCGCGTCTTCGTCAATCCGGCGATCAAGAAGAAGCTTTGCGATACCTGGACGGGCGACCGCACGAATCTCGGCAAGGTTCGGCCGATCTACGGCCACGACTATCACTTCCACATCCGCATCAAGTGCCCCGCGGGTGCTTCGACCTGCAAGGACCAGGCGGAGGTGCCGGCCGGCGACGGCTGCGACAAGTCGCTGGCCTGGTGGTTCACCGACGAGCCGTGGGCAAAACCGACGAAGAAGCCGGACGCGAAGCCGGTCAAGCCGAAGGTAACGACGCTTGCCGACCTGCCGAAGGCCTGCGCTCTCGTGCTCAACGGCCCGGCGCCCGCCTCGGAAGCGGCCGCCACTTTTGGCACAGCCTACCGGGCTGCCGCGCCGGCCGCAGCGAGCGATAGTATCGAGCAGGTGATCGGTGCGTCCGGCGATGTCCCGCCGGCCGATATCCCAGTGCCGATGGCGCGTCCGACGCTGCAGTAG
- a CDS encoding ABC transporter ATP-binding protein, which yields MTDPLLSVRDLSVAFHQGGNTSVAVDHISFDIKRGETVALVGESGSGKSVSANSILKLLPYPSASHPSGEILFNGKDLLRASDAELRHARGNDITMIFQEPMTSLNPLHSIERQIGEILELHQGLQGAARRTRILELLNQVGIREPEKRLSAYPHELSGGQRQRVMIAMALANRPELLIADEPTTALDVTVQAQILELLKSLKDEHGMSMLFITHDLGIVRKIADRVCVMTKGKIVETGPTAEIFANPQHAYTRHLLASEPKGNPPLSDASKPIVMEASDMKVWFPIKAGFLRKVIDHVKAVDGIDLKLRAGQTLGVVGESGSGKTTLGLALTRLISSKGRIAFIGKDIDRYSFNAMRPLRNRMQIVFQDPYGSLSPRMSVADIIAEGLKIHERSLSDNARDARVAAALEEVGLDPATRWRYPHEFSGGQRQRIAIARAMVLKPQFVMLDEPTSALDMSVQAQVVDLLRDLQVKHDLAYLFISHDLKVVRALANEMIVMRMGKVVEQGPAERIFNAPSQDYTKALMAAAFNLEAVNLTAIRQ from the coding sequence ATGACAGACCCCCTTCTCTCCGTCCGCGACCTCTCCGTCGCCTTTCACCAGGGCGGCAACACGTCCGTTGCCGTCGATCACATCTCCTTCGACATCAAGCGCGGGGAAACCGTGGCGCTTGTCGGCGAATCCGGTTCGGGAAAATCGGTCTCGGCCAACTCGATCCTGAAGCTCCTGCCCTACCCGTCGGCCAGCCATCCGAGCGGCGAAATCCTGTTCAACGGCAAGGACCTCTTGAGGGCCAGCGATGCCGAGCTGCGCCATGCGCGCGGCAACGACATCACCATGATCTTCCAGGAGCCGATGACTTCGCTCAACCCACTGCACTCGATCGAGCGGCAGATCGGTGAGATCCTTGAACTGCACCAGGGGCTGCAGGGCGCGGCGCGGCGCACGCGCATTCTCGAACTCTTGAACCAGGTCGGCATCCGCGAGCCGGAAAAGCGGCTCAGCGCCTACCCGCACGAGCTCTCGGGTGGCCAGCGCCAACGCGTGATGATCGCGATGGCGCTCGCCAACCGGCCGGAACTCTTGATCGCCGACGAGCCGACGACAGCGCTCGACGTCACCGTACAGGCACAGATCCTCGAACTCTTGAAGTCGCTCAAGGACGAGCACGGCATGTCGATGCTGTTCATCACCCATGACCTCGGCATCGTGCGCAAGATCGCCGATCGGGTCTGCGTTATGACCAAGGGCAAGATAGTCGAGACCGGGCCGACCGCCGAAATCTTCGCCAATCCCCAGCACGCCTATACCCGCCATTTGCTCGCCTCCGAACCGAAGGGCAATCCGCCGCTATCAGACGCGTCGAAGCCGATCGTGATGGAAGCCTCCGACATGAAGGTGTGGTTTCCGATCAAGGCCGGCTTCCTGCGCAAGGTGATCGACCATGTAAAGGCGGTCGACGGCATCGACCTGAAGCTGCGTGCCGGCCAGACGCTCGGCGTCGTCGGCGAATCCGGCTCCGGCAAGACGACGCTCGGGCTGGCGCTGACGCGGCTGATCTCGTCGAAGGGACGCATCGCCTTCATCGGCAAGGACATCGACCGGTACAGCTTCAACGCGATGCGGCCGCTTCGAAACCGGATGCAGATCGTCTTTCAGGACCCCTATGGCTCACTCAGCCCGCGCATGTCGGTGGCCGATATCATCGCCGAGGGCCTGAAGATCCACGAGCGATCGCTGTCGGACAACGCGCGCGATGCTCGCGTCGCCGCGGCGCTCGAAGAAGTGGGCCTCGATCCTGCGACCCGGTGGCGCTATCCGCACGAGTTCTCCGGCGGCCAGCGCCAGCGCATCGCCATTGCGCGCGCCATGGTGCTGAAGCCGCAATTCGTGATGCTCGACGAACCGACCTCGGCGCTCGACATGAGCGTTCAGGCACAGGTGGTAGACCTCCTGCGCGACCTGCAGGTGAAGCATGACCTCGCCTATCTGTTCATCAGCCACGACCTCAAGGTCGTGCGCGCCCTTGCCAACGAGATGATCGTCATGCGCATGGGCAAGGTGGTGGAGCAGGGTCCGGCCGAGCGCATCTTCAATGCGCCGAGCCAGGACTATACCAAGGCGCTGATGGCAGCCGCCTTCAACCTCGAAGCCGTCAACTTGACCGCGATCCGCCAATAG
- a CDS encoding microcin C ABC transporter permease YejB, producing MGAYILRRLLLMIPTIFGIMAISFIVVQFAPGGPVEQVISDLTNAGGSDRLSGSSGDLMQAGGDEGGRYRGAQGLDPEFIAKLEKQFGFDKPPLERFATMMWNYMRFDFGESFFRNTSVIDLIKEKMPVSISLGLWILLFSYAISIPLGIKKAVSDGSAFDVWTSGIIVVGYAVPSFLFGILLIVVFAGGSFFDWFPLRGIVSDNFWQLPWWQKILDYIWHMTLPLITLLLSAFATTTLLTKNSFIDEIKKQYVTTARAKGLTDGQVLYGHVFRNAMLIIIAGFPGAFISAFFTGSLLIEYIFSLDGLGRLGYDSVVKRDYPIVFATLFIFSLMGLLVSLLSDLIYTWVDPRIDFERRDV from the coding sequence ATGGGTGCCTATATCCTGCGCCGCCTGCTTCTGATGATCCCGACGATCTTCGGGATCATGGCGATCTCCTTCATCGTGGTGCAATTCGCGCCGGGCGGCCCGGTCGAGCAGGTGATCTCGGACCTGACCAATGCCGGCGGCTCCGATCGTCTGTCGGGCAGCAGCGGCGACCTGATGCAAGCCGGCGGAGACGAGGGCGGGCGCTATCGCGGCGCTCAAGGCCTCGATCCGGAATTCATCGCCAAGCTCGAAAAGCAGTTCGGCTTCGACAAGCCGCCGCTCGAGCGCTTCGCCACCATGATGTGGAACTATATGCGCTTCGATTTCGGCGAGAGCTTCTTCCGCAACACGTCGGTGATCGACCTGATCAAGGAGAAGATGCCGGTCTCGATCTCGCTCGGGCTATGGATCCTGCTGTTCTCCTACGCAATCTCGATCCCGCTCGGTATCAAGAAGGCGGTGTCCGACGGTTCCGCCTTTGACGTGTGGACCTCCGGCATCATCGTCGTCGGCTACGCCGTACCGAGTTTCCTCTTCGGCATCCTGCTGATCGTCGTCTTTGCCGGCGGCTCGTTCTTCGACTGGTTCCCGTTGCGCGGCATCGTCTCCGACAATTTCTGGCAACTGCCCTGGTGGCAGAAGATCCTCGACTACATCTGGCACATGACGCTGCCGCTGATCACGCTGCTGCTGTCGGCCTTTGCAACGACGACACTGCTCACCAAGAATTCCTTCATCGATGAGATCAAGAAGCAGTATGTGACGACCGCACGGGCCAAGGGCCTCACCGACGGTCAGGTGCTCTATGGCCATGTGTTCCGCAACGCCATGCTGATCATCATCGCCGGCTTCCCCGGCGCCTTCATCTCGGCCTTCTTTACCGGTTCGCTATTGATCGAATACATCTTCTCGCTCGATGGCCTAGGCCGGCTCGGCTATGATTCGGTCGTCAAGCGCGACTATCCGATCGTCTTTGCTACCCTCTTCATCTTCTCGCTGATGGGCCTGCTCGTCAGCCTGCTGTCGGACCTCATCTATACCTGGGTCGATCCGCGCATCGACTTCGAGCGGAGGGATGTCTGA